A single Micromonospora sp. CCTCC AA 2012012 DNA region contains:
- a CDS encoding MFS transporter, whose product MTVTSTPPPGVRHLAVTLYGYAFLTDFVLLYPFYVLLFTDTGLSVGQVSSLFVIWSVTGLVLEVPSGAWADAVSRRLLLVLAPLLPATAFCLWLLAPSYPVFAVGFVLWGAGGALRSGAQEALVFTALDRLGATDRYARLTGRARTAAVLAAAASGAVAGPVFAVGGYPAVGAASVLTCLLAAAVAVRFPADRPSDATPAAPTDEDDELGWLAGLRAGLAEARTDRGVRGALLLVPAVTAIPGALDEYTALLARETGVGEATVPLLLLLLWAGMTVGGLLAPVGERLTDRGYAALLGCAAAALAAGALVGRPAGFLLLAVAFGAFELATVLADVRLQVRITGPSRATVTSAAGMLTDLTVIGVYGGYGLVAGTGGNGVAFAVAACPYLAVAGWLLTSRAGRTRPRPGDRSAVTG is encoded by the coding sequence ATGACCGTCACCTCCACGCCGCCGCCCGGCGTCCGCCACCTGGCCGTCACCCTGTACGGCTACGCGTTCCTCACCGACTTCGTCCTGCTCTACCCGTTCTACGTGCTGCTGTTCACCGACACCGGCCTGTCGGTCGGGCAGGTCTCCTCGCTCTTCGTGATCTGGTCGGTGACCGGCCTGGTCCTGGAGGTGCCCTCCGGGGCGTGGGCCGACGCGGTGTCCCGGCGGCTGCTGCTCGTGCTGGCGCCGCTGCTGCCCGCCACCGCCTTCTGCCTGTGGCTGCTCGCCCCCTCCTATCCGGTCTTCGCCGTCGGGTTCGTGCTCTGGGGCGCCGGTGGCGCGCTGCGCTCCGGGGCGCAGGAAGCGCTGGTCTTCACCGCCCTCGACCGGCTCGGCGCCACCGACCGGTACGCCCGCCTGACCGGCCGCGCCCGGACCGCGGCGGTGCTCGCGGCGGCGGCGTCCGGGGCGGTCGCCGGGCCGGTCTTCGCCGTCGGCGGCTACCCGGCCGTCGGTGCCGCGAGCGTCCTGACCTGCCTGCTCGCGGCGGCGGTCGCCGTCCGGTTCCCCGCTGACCGGCCGTCGGACGCGACCCCGGCCGCACCGACCGACGAGGACGACGAGCTGGGCTGGCTGGCCGGCCTGCGCGCCGGCCTCGCCGAGGCGCGGACCGACCGGGGCGTACGCGGGGCGCTGCTGCTCGTCCCGGCGGTGACCGCGATCCCGGGCGCGCTCGACGAGTACACCGCCCTGCTGGCCCGGGAGACCGGCGTGGGGGAGGCGACCGTTCCGCTGCTGCTCCTGCTGCTGTGGGCCGGGATGACCGTCGGCGGGCTGCTCGCCCCGGTGGGGGAGCGGCTCACCGACCGCGGGTACGCGGCGCTGCTGGGGTGCGCCGCGGCGGCCCTCGCGGCGGGCGCACTCGTCGGCCGTCCCGCCGGGTTCCTGCTCCTCGCCGTCGCCTTCGGCGCGTTCGAACTCGCCACCGTGCTCGCCGACGTCCGGTTGCAGGTCAGGATCACCGGCCCGAGCCGGGCGACGGTCACCTCGGCGGCCGGCATGCTCACCGACCTGACCGTCATCGGCGTCTACGGCGGTTACGGGCTGGTCGCCGGTACGGGCGGCAACGGGGTCGCCTTCGCGGTGGCCGCCTGCCCGTACCTGGCGGTGGCGGGCTGGCTGCTCACCTCCCGGGCCGGGCGGACCCGGCCGCGTCCGGGGGACAGATCGGCGGTAACCGGATGA